A single genomic interval of Lewinellaceae bacterium harbors:
- a CDS encoding MBL fold metallo-hydrolase: MIHVLDLKFLDRPDTIAAFLIETSAGPILVETGPYSTFEPLREAVRQKGYALEDIKHVFITHIHLDHAGAAWALAGHGATVYLHPFGKPHLQDPSKLLASATRIYGEEGMERLWSTLRPIAGGQLRTVEHQEAIKVGDVEVKAWHTPGHAVHHIAWQVGEELFAGDVAGVKIEGGPVMPPCPPPDINIEHWQGSLRLLRSLKLRNIYLTHFGPVPAPRIQTHLDELEASLLRWANWMRPHYQQGKKAEDVTPLFQAFVKNELAEAGVTEEQYDLYENANPAWMSVAGLLRYWRKKLEE; this comes from the coding sequence ATGATTCACGTACTCGACCTAAAATTCCTGGACAGGCCGGACACCATAGCCGCCTTTCTCATCGAAACTTCAGCCGGGCCCATATTGGTGGAGACCGGGCCCTACTCTACTTTCGAACCGCTCAGGGAGGCTGTCCGCCAGAAAGGTTATGCCCTGGAAGACATCAAGCACGTTTTCATAACCCACATCCACCTCGACCACGCCGGGGCAGCCTGGGCGCTTGCCGGGCACGGGGCTACGGTTTACCTTCATCCCTTTGGAAAGCCGCACCTCCAGGACCCTTCGAAATTGCTGGCGTCGGCCACCCGCATTTACGGGGAAGAAGGGATGGAGCGGCTCTGGAGCACCCTCAGGCCCATCGCCGGCGGGCAACTAAGGACAGTAGAACACCAGGAAGCCATCAAGGTGGGCGATGTGGAAGTAAAGGCCTGGCATACCCCCGGCCATGCGGTCCACCACATTGCCTGGCAGGTGGGCGAGGAACTATTCGCCGGCGATGTCGCCGGCGTGAAAATCGAAGGCGGGCCGGTAATGCCTCCCTGCCCTCCCCCGGACATCAACATCGAACATTGGCAGGGATCCCTCAGGCTGCTCCGTTCGCTAAAACTCCGCAACATCTACCTGACGCATTTTGGGCCCGTGCCGGCACCCCGAATCCAAACCCACCTCGATGAGCTGGAAGCAAGCCTGCTCAGGTGGGCCAACTGGATGAGGCCTCACTACCAACAAGGAAAAAAGGCGGAAGACGTTACGCCGCTTTTCCAGGCATTCGTAAAGAACGAACTGGCGGAGGCCGGGGTCACCGAAGAGCAATACGACTTGTACGAGAATGCCAATCCGGCGTGGATGAGCGTGGCGGGGCTGTTGAGGTATTGGCGGAAAAAGCTGGAGGAGTAA
- a CDS encoding methionyl-tRNA formyltransferase, producing the protein MGTPEFAVPSLSILVENGYKVVGVVTATDKLGGRGKKQLLEPAVKKYAVSQNIPVLQPTKLKAPDFLENLRRLEAGLFVVVAFRMLPEAVWAMPEHGTFNLHGSLLPKYRGAAPINWAVIEGERETGVTTFFIKREIDTGDLILQEKMPIGENETAGEVHDRMMELGAKVVLKTVQAVESGNYTLKKQDDSRATRAPKIFHETCEIDFGQPTQKVHDFIRGLSPYPAAWTKLEGKELKILRATKEITPHNQQPGAFLSDNKEWLKIATADGFVYVHELQLEGRRRMLVGDFLNGFSF; encoded by the coding sequence ATGGGAACGCCGGAATTTGCCGTTCCCTCCCTGAGCATACTAGTGGAAAACGGTTATAAGGTGGTAGGTGTTGTCACCGCCACCGACAAATTGGGAGGCAGGGGAAAAAAGCAATTGCTGGAGCCGGCCGTCAAAAAATATGCCGTATCCCAGAACATTCCGGTATTGCAGCCCACCAAACTGAAAGCGCCCGATTTTCTGGAAAACCTGCGCCGGTTAGAAGCCGGGCTCTTCGTCGTCGTGGCCTTTCGGATGTTGCCGGAAGCGGTATGGGCTATGCCGGAACACGGCACCTTCAATTTGCACGGTTCGCTATTGCCCAAATACCGGGGAGCTGCGCCCATAAACTGGGCGGTAATCGAAGGCGAACGGGAAACCGGAGTGACCACTTTTTTTATCAAGCGGGAAATAGACACCGGCGACCTCATCCTTCAGGAGAAAATGCCCATTGGCGAGAACGAAACGGCAGGCGAAGTACACGACAGGATGATGGAACTTGGGGCAAAAGTGGTGCTTAAAACCGTGCAGGCGGTCGAAAGCGGAAATTATACGCTGAAAAAACAGGATGACAGCCGGGCTACCAGGGCACCCAAAATTTTCCACGAGACCTGTGAAATCGATTTCGGCCAACCTACCCAAAAGGTTCACGATTTTATCCGGGGCCTAAGCCCCTACCCTGCTGCCTGGACCAAACTGGAGGGCAAGGAACTTAAAATCCTGCGCGCAACTAAAGAAATTACTCCTCACAATCAACAACCCGGGGCTTTTTTGTCGGATAACAAGGAATGGTTGAAAATCGCAACGGCTGATGGGTTTGTATATGTGCATGAACTTCAACTGGAAGGCCGCCGCCGAATGCTGGTTGGAGATTTTTTGAATGGTTTTTCTTTTTAG
- a CDS encoding lysophospholipase, with protein sequence MQESEFNWQTEDGLAICAKEWKAEKPKGVICLVHGLGEHIGRYAHLARFFTAEGFSVIGYDRRGHGRSEGLKGHAPDSEALLDEVAQLLVEAEIRHRELPVFLYGQSQGGLLIVAYALRRHPNIQGVIASSPWIRLSFEPPAAMVALGKLMHRIYPTFSQSNGLNAAHLSKDPAVARAYEEDPLVHDRITAAMGMAMLGLSRWLNAYSGPFPVPLLLMHGTADRITSPEASRDFAERLQGDVTFKAWDGLYHEIHNEKSKDQVFRFVLGWLLQHQNMKKMAKEL encoded by the coding sequence ATGCAGGAGTCCGAATTCAACTGGCAGACCGAAGATGGGCTTGCCATCTGCGCGAAAGAGTGGAAGGCTGAAAAGCCAAAGGGAGTGATCTGCCTGGTCCACGGGCTCGGGGAACACATTGGCCGGTATGCCCATCTCGCCCGGTTTTTCACGGCGGAAGGGTTCAGTGTTATTGGCTACGACCGCCGGGGGCATGGCCGGTCTGAAGGGTTGAAGGGCCATGCGCCGGATTCCGAAGCCCTGCTCGACGAGGTTGCCCAATTGCTTGTCGAAGCAGAAATCCGCCATCGGGAACTTCCGGTATTTCTCTACGGGCAAAGCCAGGGCGGGCTGCTGATAGTAGCTTATGCACTCCGGAGGCACCCCAACATTCAGGGCGTTATTGCTTCTTCTCCCTGGATACGGCTGAGCTTCGAACCGCCGGCAGCCATGGTGGCGCTTGGAAAGTTGATGCACCGGATTTATCCCACCTTTTCTCAATCCAACGGCTTGAATGCCGCTCACCTTTCCAAAGACCCCGCTGTGGCACGGGCTTATGAAGAAGACCCTCTGGTTCACGACCGCATCACGGCGGCCATGGGGATGGCTATGCTGGGCTTGTCCCGCTGGTTGAACGCCTACTCCGGCCCCTTTCCGGTGCCGCTCCTTTTGATGCATGGCACAGCCGACCGGATCACTTCGCCGGAAGCCAGCCGGGACTTTGCCGAACGCCTCCAGGGAGACGTAACCTTCAAAGCCTGGGATGGCCTCTACCACGAGATTCACAACGAAAAGTCCAAAGACCAGGTTTTCCGGTTTGTTCTCGGTTGGCTCCTGCAGCACCAGAACATGAAAAAAATGGCCAAAGAACTGTAG